Proteins encoded within one genomic window of Tautonia rosea:
- a CDS encoding gamma-glutamylcyclotransferase family protein — translation MDVSSGVTGPRWLFAYGTLGPSDVREAVREGWQDDAVRGRLYDLGPYPALIDWEDSTAGWVEGHVRSVEPIELIEVFDPYEGVGDGQFRRVTLRTLRGREAWVYVFPHPVPAWALGPLTRWEGPRINLSRIDGR, via the coding sequence ATGGACGTTTCCTCGGGAGTGACCGGACCGAGATGGTTGTTTGCCTACGGGACCCTGGGGCCTTCGGATGTTCGCGAGGCTGTTCGGGAAGGCTGGCAGGACGACGCGGTTCGAGGGAGGTTGTACGATCTGGGGCCATATCCAGCACTGATCGATTGGGAGGATTCAACCGCAGGATGGGTCGAAGGCCATGTGCGATCGGTGGAGCCGATCGAACTGATTGAGGTGTTCGATCCGTATGAAGGTGTGGGGGACGGACAGTTTCGCCGTGTTACCTTGCGCACCCTGAGGGGTCGGGAGGCGTGGGTTTATGTCTTTCCGCACCCGGTTCCCGCGTGGGCATTGGGGCCGCTCACTCGTTGGGAAGGGCCCCGGATCAATCTGAGTCGGATAGACGGCCGATAA
- a CDS encoding DoxX family membrane protein, with protein MRPTETIALRREPGHVIRSLVALLLRVGLGMIFLMAGLQKLDDMSKDQDPPLAEVEDLVVDSDEAEAPATPPVAVESKAPAEPRYPETIRSMFADTWLGRDLKPALDLYTAFLPMLEVAVGALLIAGLFTTLSAFLSGLLLLSLTFGWIVLQNTSMYPTMIIYLLVNSSILWLSPITSNYLSLDGLLFGWFWKPSDEGEYRREYEAPIRS; from the coding sequence ATGCGACCCACCGAGACGATCGCCTTGCGCCGAGAGCCTGGCCATGTGATTCGGAGTCTCGTAGCCTTACTGCTTCGAGTGGGCCTCGGCATGATCTTCCTCATGGCCGGTTTGCAAAAACTTGACGACATGAGCAAGGACCAGGATCCTCCTCTCGCCGAGGTCGAGGACCTTGTGGTCGATTCTGACGAAGCGGAGGCGCCGGCCACACCCCCGGTCGCAGTCGAGTCTAAAGCTCCGGCCGAACCTCGCTATCCCGAGACGATCCGTAGCATGTTTGCAGACACATGGCTCGGCCGGGATCTCAAACCCGCGCTCGACCTCTATACCGCGTTTCTTCCCATGCTCGAAGTCGCCGTGGGAGCGCTCCTGATCGCTGGGCTCTTCACCACGCTCTCAGCATTCCTCTCAGGTCTGCTCTTGCTAAGTCTCACCTTCGGTTGGATCGTGCTTCAAAACACAAGCATGTACCCGACAATGATAATATACTTGCTTGTCAATTCAAGCATTTTGTGGCTCTCACCAATCACGAGTAATTATCTCTCGCTCGACGGCCTTCTCTTCGGCTGGTTCTGGAAGCCGAGCGATGAGGGAGAATATCGTCGAGAATATGAGGCCCCGATTCGGTCGTGA
- the coaD gene encoding pantetheine-phosphate adenylyltransferase: MELSSRTAVFTGTFDPITLGHLDVISRGRLLFERLIVAIGINPTKQVLFPIEERVDLAQRVLGQFDNVEVRAFEGLTVDFVRSIGARVILRGLRTLSDMEYEFSMTLTNHRLDPGIETVFLMADGEYAHVSSSLIKQVARYGGPEALARFVPEALVTPILDKVRSSIG; encoded by the coding sequence ATGGAACTCTCGTCTCGAACGGCCGTCTTCACCGGAACGTTCGACCCGATCACGCTTGGGCACCTCGATGTCATCTCCCGAGGGCGATTACTCTTCGAGCGATTGATCGTGGCAATCGGTATTAACCCGACTAAGCAGGTCCTGTTCCCAATTGAAGAACGGGTCGATCTTGCCCAACGCGTCCTCGGGCAGTTCGACAATGTGGAAGTCCGGGCTTTCGAAGGCCTGACCGTCGATTTTGTGCGGAGCATTGGGGCCCGAGTGATCCTCAGAGGCTTGCGAACGCTTTCCGACATGGAATATGAATTCAGCATGACCCTGACCAACCATCGGCTTGATCCGGGGATCGAAACCGTGTTTCTGATGGCCGACGGAGAATATGCTCACGTCTCGAGCTCCTTGATTAAGCAGGTCGCTCGCTACGGTGGGCCGGAGGCCCTCGCTCGTTTCGTACCCGAAGCACTGGTCACACCGATTTTGGATAAGGTTCGAAGCTCGATTGGCTAA
- a CDS encoding tetratricopeptide repeat protein gives MRSLTFRLGLAVLCAVILNGCAKKQINSEGKKPDQSDKPPMVASVGSPPTEEECWEYGEGFEDAIFQADGEAISRMIDWQAVVDEATDGVDAPAAVKRDFSQSFVQSSSSGQSGLVSTLIETINQGGRFSPIHVIGGKAQHGVRFRLLTADGGLNYLDFFLARRNDGSIKAVDVFPYSVGESIAQSTRHFYLSAVAESQRNLIDRLTGKEQVLLKHLPTLLQMNENLRTGQFEAVLSAYRNLPESLQRDRLFLVPRYTAAAEIDDEEYAAALADFRKFYPNDPSADLLMIDAHFLQGDFDEALAAINRLDQSIGGDAYLHVLRSNIHLERDDHAAAKSAISQAIDEEPWLIEAYWSLLGLSLSEEDFEETARLLDLIAENFEIEFNDLSEVPEYAGFVASPQYAEWVARQPTSTSIPDEHTGDSNDSTGSNPSDF, from the coding sequence ATGCGCTCCTTGACCTTCCGGCTGGGTCTTGCGGTCCTGTGCGCCGTGATTCTGAACGGTTGCGCAAAAAAACAGATCAACTCCGAGGGCAAGAAGCCCGATCAGTCGGACAAGCCCCCGATGGTGGCCTCGGTCGGGAGCCCACCAACTGAAGAGGAATGCTGGGAGTACGGCGAGGGGTTCGAGGATGCAATCTTCCAGGCCGATGGCGAGGCCATCTCTCGGATGATCGACTGGCAAGCAGTCGTGGACGAGGCCACGGACGGGGTCGATGCCCCGGCGGCAGTGAAACGTGATTTTTCACAAAGCTTTGTTCAGTCCAGCTCAAGTGGGCAAAGCGGCCTGGTCTCCACGTTGATCGAAACCATCAACCAAGGGGGACGGTTCTCACCGATTCACGTCATCGGCGGCAAGGCTCAGCATGGCGTGCGATTCCGATTGCTCACTGCCGACGGGGGACTCAACTACCTCGATTTTTTCTTGGCCCGCCGGAACGATGGCTCAATCAAGGCCGTGGATGTTTTTCCATATTCCGTCGGCGAGTCGATCGCTCAGAGCACAAGACACTTTTATCTTTCCGCCGTAGCCGAATCGCAGCGCAACCTGATCGATCGGCTTACCGGCAAGGAGCAGGTTCTTCTGAAACATCTGCCCACGCTTTTGCAGATGAACGAGAATCTGCGGACCGGACAGTTCGAGGCCGTGCTCTCCGCCTACCGAAACTTGCCCGAATCGCTCCAGCGCGATCGTCTGTTCCTCGTTCCACGCTACACGGCGGCAGCCGAAATTGACGACGAGGAATACGCCGCAGCTCTGGCCGACTTCCGCAAGTTCTATCCCAACGACCCCAGCGCCGATCTCTTGATGATTGACGCCCATTTTCTCCAGGGCGATTTCGACGAAGCCCTGGCCGCGATCAATCGGCTCGACCAGTCGATTGGAGGCGATGCCTATCTACATGTACTCCGGTCGAATATTCACCTCGAACGTGACGACCATGCCGCGGCGAAGAGTGCCATCTCGCAGGCCATTGACGAGGAGCCCTGGCTCATCGAGGCGTACTGGAGTTTGCTCGGCCTGTCTCTCTCGGAGGAGGACTTCGAGGAAACCGCCCGCCTGCTCGATCTGATTGCCGAGAACTTCGAGATCGAGTTCAACGACCTCAGCGAGGTCCCTGAATACGCCGGCTTTGTTGCCTCTCCGCAGTACGCCGAATGGGTCGCTCGACAGCCAACCTCCACATCCATTCCCGACGAGCACACAGGCGATTCGAACGACTCGACTGGTTCCAATCCCTCCGACTTCTGA
- a CDS encoding aminotransferase class V-fold PLP-dependent enzyme, producing the protein MDWKAIRDAEFPVAERWAYLDHAAIAPIPRRAGEAMRAWVAEQETNGCIHWMTWRKELEVVRQRAAQLIHAEPTEIAFITSTTMGIGLVAEGFPWFEGDNVVTPAEEYPSNLFPWMNLASRGVETRAVRSRDGRIWIDDLLAAMDDRTRLLAISHVEFASGFRNDLDALAEACHQRGVALFVDAIQGLGPLTINVRRTPIDFLAADGHKWLLGPEGAGLLFVRSDWIERVRPILVGSNSVTSSYNDPEPAFTLKPDAGRWEGGCYNVAGLLGFGNSLELFLELGPERVSERILDRAEGVRDRARSAGWTVLGSDLPADRSGIVVLDRPGTDPNAIVRNLRVSGVAVSARRGHLRISPHLYNTDDDLDRLAEGLCEFS; encoded by the coding sequence ATGGACTGGAAGGCGATCCGAGACGCCGAGTTCCCCGTGGCCGAGCGCTGGGCCTATCTCGATCACGCCGCCATCGCCCCTATCCCCCGGCGGGCCGGCGAGGCGATGCGGGCCTGGGTCGCCGAACAGGAAACCAACGGTTGCATTCACTGGATGACCTGGCGAAAGGAGCTGGAAGTGGTTCGCCAGCGGGCCGCTCAACTGATCCATGCCGAACCTACTGAGATCGCCTTCATCACCAGCACAACCATGGGCATCGGCCTGGTAGCCGAAGGCTTCCCCTGGTTTGAGGGGGACAATGTTGTCACACCGGCCGAGGAGTACCCCTCGAATCTGTTCCCCTGGATGAACCTTGCCTCGAGAGGAGTCGAAACGCGAGCAGTCCGAAGCCGGGACGGTCGGATCTGGATCGACGATTTGCTTGCCGCAATGGATGATCGCACCCGATTGCTCGCCATCAGCCATGTCGAGTTCGCGTCAGGATTCCGCAACGACCTCGACGCCCTGGCCGAAGCCTGCCATCAGCGTGGGGTCGCGCTGTTCGTCGATGCCATTCAGGGGCTCGGACCCTTGACGATCAACGTCCGCAGGACGCCGATCGACTTCCTCGCCGCCGATGGGCACAAGTGGCTGCTTGGACCCGAGGGAGCCGGACTTCTGTTTGTCCGATCCGACTGGATCGAGCGCGTTCGTCCAATCCTCGTCGGCTCGAACAGCGTGACCAGTTCCTACAACGACCCCGAACCCGCCTTCACCTTGAAGCCCGATGCTGGTCGATGGGAAGGGGGTTGCTACAACGTCGCTGGATTGCTCGGCTTCGGCAATAGCCTCGAACTTTTCCTCGAACTCGGGCCAGAACGTGTTTCCGAGCGGATTCTTGATCGGGCCGAAGGTGTCCGCGATCGGGCCCGATCAGCAGGCTGGACAGTCCTCGGTTCCGACCTCCCCGCGGATCGCTCGGGGATCGTCGTTCTCGATCGTCCGGGGACCGACCCCAACGCGATTGTCCGCAACCTTCGCGTCTCAGGGGTCGCGGTCAGTGCGCGACGGGGTCACCTGCGGATCAGCCCCCATCTCTACAACACTGACGACGACCTCGACCGCCTGGCTGAGGGACTTTGCGAGTTTTCCTGA
- a CDS encoding VOC family protein yields MSTGTMQAPTASRKAVALTDRPRSTFRRMTPVFLVDRIEPCLDFWVDRLGFEVTLQIPGEDGLDFVRVSRDEAEVFYRTRASVESQSPGIVESSDHSPWVILSMLVSDLDELLPRLKGLEIVVPQRESDFGVRELYVREPSGRVVALVEQAFD; encoded by the coding sequence ATGAGTACAGGCACGATGCAGGCCCCGACCGCATCTCGTAAGGCGGTTGCGCTGACCGATCGGCCACGCTCGACCTTTCGCCGGATGACTCCGGTGTTCCTGGTGGATCGTATCGAGCCCTGTCTCGACTTCTGGGTCGATCGCCTCGGTTTCGAGGTGACCTTGCAAATCCCAGGAGAAGACGGTCTCGATTTCGTCCGGGTGAGCCGAGATGAGGCAGAGGTGTTCTATCGAACCCGAGCGAGCGTAGAATCCCAAAGTCCTGGAATCGTCGAATCGAGCGATCACTCACCCTGGGTGATTCTTTCGATGCTCGTCTCTGACCTGGATGAACTGTTGCCCCGTCTGAAAGGTCTGGAGATCGTTGTGCCGCAACGCGAGTCGGACTTCGGCGTTCGGGAACTCTACGTGCGAGAGCCGTCTGGCAGGGTCGTTGCCCTCGTCGAGCAGGCGTTCGACTGA